Genomic window (Paenibacillus sp. 37):
TACACGTCAGCAGGACGCCTATTATGTGTTACAGAGTAGTGGATTGCTCGAAATATTAGCTGACTATCATCCGTATCCAGCAGGAACGGTACCAATTGATATTGATATTCCGGGCAGTGATCTGGATCTGCTGTGTTATGCAGAGGATCTGGATGTGTTTGAAGCCGAGATGTACAATCGAATCGGAGCCGTTGCTGAATTTCAATGTGTACGTGGTGGGGATCTTCCAGACCAACGTCCTTATGTGACTTGTCATTTGCAAGTGGGACATTGGCCTGTGGAGATTTTTGCCCAATCCGTGCCGGTTAATAGGCAGAATGCATACCTACATATGATTGTGGAGTGGAGATTGTTACAACTTTGGGGAGACGCGGGGCACCGTGAGATCCGCAGACTGAAACAGGCAGGGTGGAAGACGGAGCCTGCATTTGCTTCTGTACTTGGATTACAGGGAGATCCATATTTGGACATGTTGCATCTGGCAGAGATGAAACGTGAAGATCTCTGGAACTGGGCGCGTTCACGCACGTTTTTTTGAACGGTTTAGTATAATCTTTGGTCAGATTAGAAAGATGGCTACAATTGTTGTTACCGTAAGTCCCAGCAGTACAGGCTTCAGGTTGCGTCTTGCAAGTTCAAAAGGATTGACTCCGCAGATTGCAGCAGCAGGAATCAATGCCCATGGAATCAAGGTTCCGCCACCTACCCATATGGCTGCAACCTGACCGAGTGCTGTCAGCACAGGTGCGGAATCTGCCGATCCTGCAAACATGGACGCAATCGAGCCAACCAGGGATATCCCCGAGAACCCCGAACCATCCATACCAGTAACTGCTCCGGTCACCGTCATTGTAATTGCGCCCACCGTATCATTCAATGGCACTAGTCCAGCAAGTGCGACCCCAAGATCATTCACAATCCCGTGTGAACCTTCAGGAAGAGGGTTGATGAACAACTCCGTAATCGCAGCATCTCCCAGATAAAAAAATGCAGCTATGGGAATAACCGGTCCAAACACCTTGAAACCAAACTGAAATCCTTCAATTAAATAGTTAGTCGTTTCCTCCGGTCCCGCATGTCGATGTGCGGCAAGGGTAACGGCGATCAGTATAACTACAGCAGTTCCGCCAATCAGAGCTGTTGCATCGCCGCCCTGCAACTTCAATACAAACATCAGAATCACATCAACTGCGAATAACAGAGGGATAAGCATAGCGAACGCCTTTTGCAAACGGGGCGACATGACTTGACGTTGAACAGGCTGATTAGTGGGTAGGGAGGTGGACACAGGTTCTGATGAAAAAGAAGGTTCCGTGCTCACGGTACCTGATATAACGTTTGGGGAATGAACAGGTGAGCCTGATTTCATCTCTTTGCGCAGCAACCAGAAGGCTGTAAGGGTAGATACGGTGCCCATGACAATGACCAGAGGTATGCTGGCCGTCATGACGGAAGTAACGGGCAGACCGGCTGCATCGGCTGTAAGTTTGGGAGCCCCCTGAATAATGTAATCTCCCGACAGTGCAATCCCATGTCCAAACAGGTTCATGGCAATAGCAGCTCCAATCGGAGGAAGGCCTACACGCACGGCTACAGGAAGCAGTACAGCACCGACCAAAGCTACTGCTGGGGATGGCCAGAAAAATAGCGATACGACCATCATGATCAATCCGATACCCCAATACGCGACCTGAGGAGAACGGATAAACCGGGTGACGGGTGTCACCATGACCTCATTGATGCCTGTTCTGATCAAAACACGGCTCATCGCCACAATAATCGAGATGATGAAGATCGTACTTAACAATTCTTTTGTTGCATAGATAAAACTGCTGAAGATCCCAGCAACTGACCCGCTTAAGGTTTCGGTTGCCAGAAGTCCAATGGTCATAATACCCGCAACACAGATGATCGTGGTGTCCCTGCGCCGGATCATTACCGCAATAATCAAGATGATATATGCCAGATAGACATAGTGTAATGCCGTGAGTTGAATATTCATCGAACAGGCCTCCCTACATCCTGGTGACTATCCCGAGGAGTGATATATCGTATGCATGTCACGATCGGGCGTTCGTGGAGTTGAGGGCTTGCCGCAGCATTTATTTTTAGGGAGAAGCTTCTGAGCTATAAATGAAGGATTTATTTTACAACTGGAGAATTTATTACTACATGAAGCTTGTTACTCTTGAAATTGGAGCGGATGAAAGTCATCAGAATTGATATGTGAAGGTCACGGGACCCCATAGACAATGGCAAGCAGGGGTGATTACAATAAACATGCCATCATAAGGAAGAAAATAGAAAAACTATGTTGAACTAAAAGGGCGGGAATCCATAATCCATGAACTTGATCCGTTCACTTCGTTTTAAATTTATCGTGGGTCTTACATTGATCATGCTGCCATTATTCATGCTGCTTTATTACAACAACGTCTACGCCATGAAAGTTGTACGTGACAAAGTATCCCTCACCAATATGAATCATCTCGCCAAGAGTGTGGAGCAGAATGAACGTGTATTACAGGAGACGAATCGGTATTTATATAGTCTGGGTGAGCGGGACCCGGATATTATCTCTCTGTTTTTTCTAAAATACGGTAGCGGTGATTATATCATTGCAAAGCAACGGATTATGAACAAATTCATGACAGATATCGGTTTTTATAATCTAATCGATTCTTTTTTTCTATACGATGCCGTGAATGATGATCTGCTGCTCGCGACTTCAGGCAATTATGATGTCAAAAAGTCGGTTGTGCAGGAGAGTATGCCAGTCCAGATGCAGCAATTGGAAGGGGATATCCAGAAGCCGGAATGGAGCATCGTGCGTGGCGGGACGTGGAATGCGTTGGTGAAAACGGTGCGAATCAACCAGCAGTTCTATGCAGGTGCACTTGTTGATATGAATGCACTGAATCATACACAACAATTCACTGAATCCGGAGATCGGGGAGGCGCAGTCATTGTTGGAACAGACGGTGGGGCACTATCGGATTCCACATTAAATACTGCACAGATTCAGCTGGCTGCAGCGCATCTCTCCGGCCTGAAGAATCCGTATCAGGTTATCTCTGAAGTTGTGAACAAGGGCGAAGCGCGTCAATATTTGATGCTGGGTATTGCCTCGGCCATGTCCGAGATGAATTATATCGTGCTGCTGCCTGAGGAAGACATGATGCGTAACCTCCCGTTTTTCCAGCAGATCATTCGTCTGCTTCCCATTGGTGCGGCAGTTATTCTGGTTACTGCACTGATCTTTTTGCGGCATCTGTTATTCCGCCCGATGAATGCGTTAATCCGAGGCATGAGAAGGGTGAGCCGTGGAGATCTCGATGTGAAGCTGGACCCGCCATCTTCCTCGGAACTTGAATTTATGACCCGAAGTTTCAATCAAATGACCAGTGAGATCAGGCATCTGAAGATTGATGTGTATGAGGAACAGCTGCGGACGCGGGAGGCAGAGTTCAAACAACTGCAGATGCAGATCAATCCTCACTTTTACCTGAATTCACTCAATATTATTCATAGTCTGGCTTCCTTGCAAAAGCATGAGTTGGTGCAGCAGATGGCTGGTCATCTGGCCGATTATTTTCGATTCAGTCTGCGTGCAGGCAAACGTGTTATTCGTCTGGATGAAGAGCTCGAGCACATTCGTCATTACTTAGAAATTCAAAAGCTGAGGTTTCCAAGCAGATTCGATTTTGAACTGGATGTCGAACCGAATCTGGGACATTATGTGATTCCGCCATTAACCATTCAGCCTTTTGTAGAGAATGCCATTATTCATGGATTTCAGCGCCGGACACAAGCCTTTGTCATTCGGATCGTGGCGCGCCTCGGTGAGAAGTCGTCCGGTCAGATCGATGGGACGGTGCTTCAACTGATGATTGTGGACAATGGTGTCGGATTTGAAGAGGAGTTGTTGGGGCGTCTGCAACATGGTCAATACGCTGAAGACCCGAGTGGACAGCATATCGGTATATGGAACGTGGCTCATCGGCTTTTAGTAAAGTATGGTGATCAGGCCAGTTTGCAGTTTGGCAATGAGGTGGATCATGGCGCCAAAGTCATCATTGATTTACCCGCTCAGACCGAAGAGGAAGAAGGGGGAGCCTA
Coding sequences:
- a CDS encoding sensor histidine kinase, with product MNLIRSLRFKFIVGLTLIMLPLFMLLYYNNVYAMKVVRDKVSLTNMNHLAKSVEQNERVLQETNRYLYSLGERDPDIISLFFLKYGSGDYIIAKQRIMNKFMTDIGFYNLIDSFFLYDAVNDDLLLATSGNYDVKKSVVQESMPVQMQQLEGDIQKPEWSIVRGGTWNALVKTVRINQQFYAGALVDMNALNHTQQFTESGDRGGAVIVGTDGGALSDSTLNTAQIQLAAAHLSGLKNPYQVISEVVNKGEARQYLMLGIASAMSEMNYIVLLPEEDMMRNLPFFQQIIRLLPIGAAVILVTALIFLRHLLFRPMNALIRGMRRVSRGDLDVKLDPPSSSELEFMTRSFNQMTSEIRHLKIDVYEEQLRTREAEFKQLQMQINPHFYLNSLNIIHSLASLQKHELVQQMAGHLADYFRFSLRAGKRVIRLDEELEHIRHYLEIQKLRFPSRFDFELDVEPNLGHYVIPPLTIQPFVENAIIHGFQRRTQAFVIRIVARLGEKSSGQIDGTVLQLMIVDNGVGFEEELLGRLQHGQYAEDPSGQHIGIWNVAHRLLVKYGDQASLQFGNEVDHGAKVIIDLPAQTEEEEGGAYAEPVDRG
- a CDS encoding DUF4269 domain-containing protein, whose protein sequence is MSTTAEVMAHLASGNTRQQDAYYVLQSSGLLEILADYHPYPAGTVPIDIDIPGSDLDLLCYAEDLDVFEAEMYNRIGAVAEFQCVRGGDLPDQRPYVTCHLQVGHWPVEIFAQSVPVNRQNAYLHMIVEWRLLQLWGDAGHREIRRLKQAGWKTEPAFASVLGLQGDPYLDMLHLAEMKREDLWNWARSRTFF